A segment of the Panicum hallii strain FIL2 chromosome 1, PHallii_v3.1, whole genome shotgun sequence genome:
CGAGTCTATGTCTCTCTGGTGTGGTCAGTAGTTCGCTTTGTCTGTCACTGGTTTTGTTCGGTTTGCAGCGAATTTGGCATTACCATTTAATTTTTTGTTCAATTAACTAAATTCCAGTTTGATTCAAACCTGCTAATAAGCACTTGCGATGTTTAACCTGGGTGGATCTATTCCTTTCTCAGATTACATGATTGCTGTAGCGTACGTGATGAAGAAGATGCCCTGCTGAGTCCTTTCTCAAACATGCTGATTCCGTGGTTCGTTTATTATGCCTTTTCCCCTACGTTGATTTCTACGGTCACTGATGGGAAATATGAGGCGCATTTTCATCGTCAGCATATCATGGAAGGGACCAGTGTCCTGAACCCATCACACGTTCTAGCTCTATGAGTAAAATTAAGAACATCTACATGACAGAGTTTGGTTGCACATTTGTTTTGTTTCCATGCACCCAATCTTATGTTGTATATTTCTTGACTCAGTAATGCTCTATTAGGTTCAAATCTTTttatcttgcggttgatggatagCGGCAGGGATTTCTAGAATTACAGCTTCCATCGGAGTTCAAGTAATTGTTGGATCAACCTCCATAgcacaaaacaaaaaaaaatgaaaagatTGTTACCGGTTACAACTTTTGCTCTATCTAGCTTATGGCTGAGATCATGTGCTTGTCTTTGCGTTTCCTGCTCACTGCCTATTTTTGCTATAAGGTGCTTGGAGCTCTAGACATGAAAACACATGTGAAGTTTCATACAGATAGTCTTTGCACATGTATATACTTTTGCCATAGCAGCTTTAAGGCTCTTTGCTGTGTCATTATGGATGGTCCAAAGTATTGCCTATCTGGCAAACACCATATCTACCGGCGCGGCGAAGCGTCCTAGTATTCTTGACAACAGCCATAGAGCCACCTCATTCATCATGAGTCTATCGCAATAGAATCACAGGCTTCTACCCTTTTCTCTAGCTTTATTAACATTCCCAAGCCTCATTTAGTAACATGAATGCTCGTTGTTTCGAGTATTTTGATTCTTAGTTTCTTTGAACTACTTCATGATGACGTACTCTCTTTAAACTTGTGCAACTTTGATTATTAAGCGGAAAAACTTCATTGAAATTGTGTCGATGATTAGCTTGCGCCTAAGGAAACATTTCCAAATAGACCATGACACAAGAAACACATGGTGATATATGATTGTATGTACACTTAAATAAATAGCAATACAGATCGTGGGTGACAAACCGTCTGTACCATAGTACGTTCATTGTAGACTCGAGCAGAATGAGCTTGGCTCAACCCGACCCGGTCCAAATGAGATGGGCTAAGCTCGGCCCGATGCTCATTTAGGGCCGTGCTGGTTTTGCAAGTCAAAAAAATCAGGTCAGCCCAAGTCCGGTTTAAACACTAAAGTTAATTATTTTCACACTGAGAAATAGTGGCCAGCCCAGCCCAAGCCCGGCCCAACTTAGGATCAAATTTGCTGGCCTGAAAATATTTAGGTTTTTTCTCAGACCGGCCCGCAAAATGCTCAGGTCTAGTTCGTTATGATGAGCTCAACAAAGTGGTACCTATATTGCGACATTTCAAAGATGTTTCTGTGTTCAAATATCTTACATGTGATGGTTCTATAAAATTATATGCAAACTTGCTGCAGTTGCTACAAAATATGCACAAAAGTTGTTATATCTAATGTTGCTGCATTCAGCGAAACTACTAATAAAACACCCATTAAGTTGTTACATGGTGTCAACATTAGTTGCAACCAAAATACACTCTAAAGATATCTAAAGTCACAACTGAACATGAATTTAATCTGATACCAAACATGAACTTTCGCTTAATATGTTATGTGGCAAATTCAGTTATTTTGTTGGATGTTCTCATAAGCCATCAGATAAGGCAGAATTCTCTTGGATGGATTTTGCAGTATCTTTATTTCCTATGCATCTCTTAAGAGAGTTAAACAGAGGTGGCATTGTCATTTTTAGTAAGTAATAGATCACAGTGAGATCTACCTTGGATAAAGTTTTTGTGAAGCCTTTTTAGGATCAAAATTTTGGCAGTTCATACATTATTGAATATTGGGTCCGATATAACAATCTTAGGAGAGATATGAGAGAAAAACCCTAGCTTCGTATTATATTTGAAATGGTATAATAATTAGGAAAGCTTCAAACAAAAGTAGCAGAGAATGTATAATAGTTTTGGTAGTACATCAAAATGAGTTGAAGAAATTGTATTGCAGTTGAGGTGCTAATCTTGGGGTTTaaatggaaaaaaaagaagagttATTAACGCACTCTAAAGGTGGTACTGCACCTAAAGTCTCACTACCAAACATAGATATTCACTTAATTTGATATATGGTGATTTTACTTATTTCATTTTATATGCTAGTGAGAAGTCCTCAGATGAGGCGAAATACTCTTGGGTGGATTTTTTAATAGTTTTATTTGCGATGCATCTCTCTTAAAGGAGTTACGCATAGGTGGTTTAGCCATTTTAGTAAGTAATAGATCATAGTGAGGTGTAACGTGGATAATGTTTTTGCTCTACCTTTGTGGGATCAACATTTTGGTGGTTAACGGGGCTTGCCTCAGATTATAACACTTTTAGCGGACACATGAGAATATAAGGAAACCACCTAGCTTCATATTTGAAACTGTATAATTGGCAAAGCTTCAAGGAAAAGTAGTGGTTAATTTACAATAATTTTGGAGATATATCAAAATAGAGTCGAAGAAATTTTGTAACGGTTGAGGTGCTAATCTTGGGGTTCAGATGAAAAGAAAGTGGACCAGATAATGCGACTcttcctcaaaaaaaaaagatggtaCAACGCCTAATGTCACTACCAAGCATGAATTTAACTTGATACTTTCACTCAATTTGTTATGTGTTCATTCAGTTACTTCGTTGGATATGCTCATGAGAAATCCTCAGATGACGTGGATTGCTGTTCTTGGGTGGATTCTTTTTAATATCTTTATTTCCCATGCATAGTTACACAGAGGTGTGATAGATTACAGTGAGATGTAACCTGGACAATGATTTTACTCCACCTTTGTGGGATCAACATTTGGGTTGAGTGTTTGATGCATTATTGTTTACTCTCATTTTTGGAATATGATCAGCCCATAACACATTAAATCTTTTGTTCACCTCTACGACATTAAATTACCGTGAGATGTAACCTGGATAATGTTTTTACCCCACTTCCGGTGTACATACATATTTTCCTCACTCTAAACCGTTCCGGATTTCGGCAAGACGGTGGGCTTGGTTGGATACTTGTGCAGACGGCCTTTTTCCATTGCGGCCCATTTGATCCAGTTTTCATCTGAGAAAGCACAAGAACATTGAAATTTGAAAGCCCAACTCTACAGACATCATTACAGCAACCAAATTGGACCTAGTGCTTTCATGCGCATCTCCTCCTACAGACATAATACCAAATTGGGCCGTGGCCGAGCATGTGTGTGCTTAACTCTCAAAATTCAaaaggaagagagagaaagagaaactCTGCCCCCTCATGAACAGCTGAGGCATGGCAGCTAATTGCTTCGCTTAGAGAAAGAGATTGACAGACGCCTCTCTTGCACCCGAAATTAGAGAAACACAGTTAGCTACCAACAGTGAGCATTTCTCAGACGCCCGCGCTCGTTAGTTTCTCTCTTCAGAGCGGAACGAAAAGGATCATCTCCGTGAAGGAATTGCTGCGTTTCAAATCCCAgagttatgcctttgtctacATGCACGGGTACGAGTCAATCTGCTCTTTGTAGTTTGGTTTTTTCATTTGGGCCTACCTGGTTTGGTGGTAATCGGGCTGAGATGGCTAGTGGGCTGGTTCGGTTTGGATTCGCGATTGGTTTCCTACAGGTTGATGTTGCAACAAAAACATCCCATCCCCGTCGCCCTTACCAGCTCGTCAATAGCAGCGGCGGCAAGGTCGGGGTCAGATCAGAGCGCTGATAGGCGCGGCAAGCCGGCAGCTGCCGTTCGCTCATGGCGCGGCCGCACGGGCTCGTGGCGCGGCACTCAGCAGGCCGCGACCAGGGtgctcgccgtcgtcgcacCTCCGTCTGGCGGTCCGTGCATCCGCTAGGTGCAGCGATCCCCCTCCCCTTCTCCCATTGCACCTCACCTCACGACCATGCATCTAAAAATGGCAGATGGCCGGCCAGCGCCCCCGAACGAGTATATAGCATCATCTAGCTTGCTAGATTCGCTCGTTGATCGCCCAGCCATTCATGTCTGCAGGTTCGCCGTGGACAatggcgccgccgcctctcctcgCGTCGCTGCTGCTCGCCGGGCTCGCGCTGCTGCTGGCCGCCGGCGTCGCGGAGCGCAAGCCCCACGTGAACCACGGCAAGTTCAAGGACGGCCCGTGGACGGTCGGGCACGCGACGTTCTACGGCGGGCGCGACGGACCCGGCACCACGGACGGCGGCGCGTGCGGGTTCAAGGACGCGCTGGCCAAGGACTACGGCCGCGCTGACGGCTGGCCAAGGACTCGGTTTGGGTTTGGTTTGAACGGCAAACGGATAGGGTTTAGTTTTTTAGGCATGTAGTTTGGTGTGGTGCGGTTTGATCAGTGGGAACATTAGTAAATAATTTGGTGCGGTTATAGTCCGGGTCTCAGACCACCGGCAGCTTGAGGTACGAGGGTTAGTATTGCATCTGTCATCGTCGAGTTCGTGACGTACAAGCGCTTCAGTTCATCAGATGGAGCCCCTGTACTTGTACCTGTGTCATCAAGCCCATCGATCTGCATCTACCAGGCACAAGCAGCTAGACTAACGTTGCTTGCACGTGACCTGCAATTCTCGTCGCGTAAAAGTCACATGAAAGGTTAATCCTCCGATGCAAGGAAGGGACAGAGCTCCAAGTTCTAACCCTGCCATTCGTTCACAGGCAAAAACGAAAAGGCGCGAGAATCAGAGAAGGACAAAGAGCGAGCGACATGCGGAGACCGGCGACCACCACTCTGATCCACCACAGACCCGCACCGTGTCACCTGCAGGCCAGGACACAAAACGCCCGGAGCGCCACCCCCCACCGCCGGGCCTgtgctcgccgccgctgccatgCCCATACCGCACCCATGCCCGGCCGAACCCGTCTCGTCGTCGCGTTCCCTCGACGCGcacgggcgggcgggcgagcgtGCCCATCCTGGCAGACGCGCTCGGACTCAGGCGCTCAGCGCGGCGCGGCTGGGGTCCTCTGCTCCGCGGACGGTTTCAGCTTGCCCGGACACAACCCTCGTGTCCGGCGCGGCGTTTGGTTGacgcgtcgccgtcgccgaccGATCCGTGCCCGTGCGCCACTAGAATATCTAGCCGCTCGACACGGCTCTGCTCGGGCAGGTGGTCCCGGGCGGATCCGTGTTCTAGACAGTCCATGATTGGAGGAGGTTTTAGTTGCTCGCCCGTGCGTGCGTGTACCCGAAAGGAGAAGCTAGGctatgtttggatccaagggcaaatagtaaaagggcaaatggtaaaacttttgctcctgtcacatcagatgtttggacgcttagaagtattaaatatagtttaattaaaaaattaattacatagatgaggactaaatgacgagacgaatctattaagcctaattaatccataattagcaaaattatggtagcatttgcccttttgcactttgggtgTTTGGATCCGAAAGtgaaaaaaagtgcaaaagagtaaaagttttgctctttctctttccgTTGTATCCAATCAGGCCCTGTATGTGCCTTTCCCACGTATTCGTGCCGTGGAACCGAACGCTCACATGAGGGAACGCACGGCTCGGCTGCGCCCGCTGCTGCTGGGCTACTGGCCACCGGCGCTACACTGCTACGGACTGTACCCAGGAGAGGGACACTGATGGCGCCGGCCGCCGGTGACGTCGAGCGCCTCTGGCGACTTGTCCTCGGTTTCAGCGGGTCCTCCTGCGGAGAAGACGCGCGGATGGAGACCGGCCCTGATTGTTTGCTTGGATCTCATGCCAAGGTTCATGATTTGTGTCAAGTACCAGCTAGACGTACTGTGGTGCAGCAACGAATTCACACACACATCATCAGACGTTGATGGGGTCGTACATGATGTGCAGGTTCAGCCGCCGTCCGTAAGGGACAGTTGAGACGGTGCCGAGAGCAGCACCGGTCCTCCTCACAGTCCCCGGCAATCGGCGATTGGCACGGAGAGCAGTTCCTCTCCATCCACACAAAAAACGCTGGACCACAAGGCTGCAAATTGGCACTAGAGCCAGGCAGCGCCAAGGCAGAATGTCCCGGCAAAGAGAGGAGCGTGCTCGCTCTTGCTCGCCACATCTTTTGCGTGGATGGGTCTGCAGGGAGTCATCAGCCGGGACAACCTTGGATTCCTGGCCGGGAAAGCCAGCGAGCAGGCAGCCAGGAACGATCAACGCCACACGAGAGCCGTGTGCGCGCCGAGTCGGAAAACCACCACAACGAACCCAAAAAGTTGCCGTTCGACGATCTGTTATTTCCGCCAAAAGCACCAGGGGATACGGTTTTACAAC
Coding sequences within it:
- the LOC112875941 gene encoding uncharacterized protein LOC112875941; the encoded protein is MARPHGLVARHSAGRDQGARRRRTSVWRSVHPLGSPWTMAPPPLLASLLLAGLALLLAAGVAERKPHVNHGKFKDGPWTVGHATFYGGRDGPGTTDGGACGFKDALAKDYGRADGWPRTRFGFGLNGKRIGFSFLGM